One region of Polaribacter pectinis genomic DNA includes:
- a CDS encoding GAF domain-containing protein: MNIKVLQQNIDKIIIAENSVDNKLQEICNTLKNSISYYNWVGFYFNHENKKELKLAQYAGEETEHTIIPFGKGICGQVAVSNENFVVQDVSEQDNYISCGWKVKSEIVIPIFVNGNNIGQIDIDSHSANIFTEKDEQFLEYVCKKVASIL; this comes from the coding sequence ATGAATATAAAAGTTTTACAACAAAATATAGATAAGATTATTATTGCTGAAAATTCAGTAGATAATAAGTTACAAGAAATCTGCAACACACTAAAAAACAGTATTTCATACTACAATTGGGTTGGTTTTTATTTTAACCATGAAAATAAAAAAGAACTAAAACTTGCACAATATGCAGGAGAAGAAACAGAACACACTATTATACCTTTTGGTAAAGGAATTTGTGGACAAGTTGCTGTTAGTAATGAAAACTTTGTTGTACAAGATGTTTCTGAACAAGATAATTACATTTCTTGTGGTTGGAAAGTAAAATCGGAAATTGTAATTCCAATTTTTGTGAATGGAAACAACATTGGTCAAATAGATATAGACTCACATTCAGCAAATATTTTTACCGAAAAAGACGAACAATTTCTAGAGTATGTATGTAAAAAAGTTGCAAGCATTTTATAA
- the purH gene encoding bifunctional phosphoribosylaminoimidazolecarboxamide formyltransferase/IMP cyclohydrolase: MSTSKTIKSALISVFHKDGLAPIVQKLNELDVTIYSTGGTEKFIKELGINVVPVDEVTSYPSILGGRVKTLHPKVFGGILNRQDNESDIAELAEYNIPQIDLVIVDLYPFEKTVASGAPEQDIVEKIDIGGISLIRASAKNFKDTFTVSSMDQYDDFLEILSENKGATTIEQRKKFAAKSFNISSHYDTAIFNYFNNNEEPALKISETKAQVLRYGENPHQKGYFFGDLEEIFDKLHGKELSYNNLLDVDAAVNLMAEFKGEAPTFAILKHNNACGFAQRESISQAYSDALAGDPVSAFGGILIANTEIDAATAEKIHTLFCEVVIAPSYSDEALSILKGKKNRIILIQKEVALPQTTIRTCLNGNLVQDKDNITDTLEHLTYATNNKPTESELEDLLFASKLCKNTKSNTIILVKNKQLLAGGTGQTSRVDALNQAIEKATSFKFDLKGCVMASDAFFPFPDCVEIADKAGIKSVIQPGGSIKDQLSIDYCNENGLSMVMTGTRHFKH, encoded by the coding sequence ATGAGCACTTCAAAAACAATTAAATCCGCATTAATTTCGGTATTTCACAAAGATGGTTTAGCACCAATTGTACAAAAATTAAACGAACTAGATGTAACTATTTACTCTACTGGTGGAACAGAAAAATTCATTAAAGAACTAGGTATAAACGTAGTTCCTGTTGATGAAGTAACCTCTTATCCTTCTATTTTAGGAGGAAGAGTTAAAACGTTACACCCTAAAGTTTTTGGAGGAATTTTAAACAGACAAGATAACGAAAGTGATATTGCCGAATTAGCAGAATATAATATTCCGCAAATAGATTTGGTAATTGTAGACTTGTATCCGTTTGAAAAAACAGTTGCATCTGGCGCACCTGAACAAGATATTGTAGAAAAGATTGATATTGGTGGAATTTCTTTAATTAGAGCTTCTGCAAAAAACTTTAAAGATACTTTTACAGTTTCTTCAATGGATCAATATGATGATTTTTTAGAAATTTTATCAGAAAATAAAGGAGCGACTACAATTGAACAAAGAAAGAAATTTGCTGCAAAATCATTCAATATTTCTTCACATTACGATACTGCAATTTTTAATTATTTTAATAATAATGAAGAGCCTGCATTAAAAATTAGTGAAACAAAAGCACAAGTTTTAAGATATGGAGAAAATCCTCATCAAAAAGGATATTTCTTTGGAGATTTAGAAGAGATTTTCGACAAACTTCATGGTAAAGAATTAAGTTACAATAATCTATTAGATGTAGATGCTGCTGTAAATTTAATGGCAGAATTTAAAGGTGAAGCACCAACTTTTGCTATTTTAAAGCATAACAATGCTTGCGGTTTTGCACAAAGAGAATCTATTAGCCAGGCTTATTCAGATGCTTTGGCTGGAGATCCTGTTTCTGCTTTTGGAGGAATCTTAATTGCAAATACAGAAATTGATGCCGCAACTGCAGAGAAAATTCATACGTTATTTTGTGAAGTAGTAATTGCACCAAGTTATTCAGACGAAGCTTTATCAATCTTAAAAGGAAAAAAGAATAGAATTATCTTAATTCAGAAAGAAGTTGCATTACCACAAACAACAATTAGAACTTGTTTAAATGGTAATTTAGTTCAAGATAAAGATAATATTACTGATACTTTAGAGCATTTAACTTATGCAACCAACAATAAACCAACAGAAAGCGAGTTAGAAGATTTATTGTTTGCATCTAAATTGTGTAAGAACACAAAATCTAACACAATTATTTTAGTAAAAAACAAACAATTATTAGCTGGAGGAACTGGTCAAACAAGTAGAGTTGATGCTTTAAACCAAGCAATTGAAAAAGCAACTTCTTTTAAATTTGATTTAAAAGGTTGTGTAATGGCAAGTGATGCTTTTTTCCCGTTTCCAGATTGTGTGGAAATTGCAGATAAAGCTGGTATAAAAAGTGTTATTCAACCAGGAGGATCTATTAAAGATCAATTAAGTATAGATTACTGTAACGAAAATGGTTTATCTATGGTTATGACTGGAACAAGACATTTTAAACATTAA
- a CDS encoding rod shape-determining protein — protein sequence MGFFDFMTEDIAIDLGTANTLIIHNGKVVIDSPSIVARNRITGKIIAIGKEANLMQGKTHENIKTIRPLKDGVIADFQASEEMIKEFVKQIPSIKKKLFPPALRMVICIPSGITEVEKRAVRDSAKHMNAKEIYLIYEPMAAAIGVGIDIMEPKGNMIIDIGGGTTEIAVIALGGIVCDQSVKVAGDLFTNDIMYYMRTQHNLHVGETTAEKIKITIGAATEDLETPPDEMLVQGRDLLSGKPKQVQVSFREIAKALDKSILRIEDAVMETLSKTPPELAADIYNTGIYLAGGGSMLRGLDKRLSRKTDLPVYVAEDPLRAVVRGTGIALKELNKYKNVLMK from the coding sequence ATGGGTTTTTTTGATTTTATGACGGAAGATATTGCGATTGATTTAGGGACCGCAAACACGTTGATAATCCACAATGGAAAAGTGGTTATTGACAGTCCTTCTATTGTTGCAAGAAATAGAATTACCGGAAAAATTATTGCAATTGGTAAAGAAGCCAATTTAATGCAAGGAAAAACCCATGAAAATATTAAAACAATTCGTCCGTTAAAAGACGGTGTAATTGCAGATTTTCAAGCTTCGGAAGAAATGATTAAAGAATTTGTAAAGCAAATTCCTTCCATTAAAAAGAAGTTATTTCCACCAGCTTTAAGAATGGTTATTTGTATTCCTTCTGGAATTACTGAAGTAGAGAAACGAGCAGTTCGTGATTCTGCAAAACACATGAATGCCAAAGAAATCTATCTAATTTACGAACCAATGGCAGCTGCAATTGGTGTTGGAATAGATATTATGGAGCCAAAAGGAAACATGATTATTGATATTGGTGGTGGTACAACAGAAATTGCAGTAATTGCTTTGGGTGGTATTGTTTGTGACCAATCTGTAAAAGTTGCAGGAGATTTATTTACCAACGATATTATGTATTACATGCGTACACAGCATAATTTACATGTTGGAGAAACTACTGCAGAAAAAATAAAAATTACAATTGGTGCAGCAACTGAAGATTTAGAAACTCCGCCAGATGAAATGCTAGTACAAGGTAGAGATTTGTTAAGTGGGAAACCAAAACAAGTACAAGTTTCTTTTAGAGAAATTGCAAAAGCGTTAGACAAATCTATTTTAAGAATAGAAGATGCTGTAATGGAAACTTTATCTAAAACTCCACCAGAATTAGCTGCAGATATATATAACACTGGAATTTATTTAGCTGGAGGTGGCTCTATGTTACGTGGTTTAGACAAACGTTTATCTAGAAAAACAGATTTACCTGTTTACGTTGCAGAAGATCCTTTACGTGCTGTTGTGCGTGGTACAGGAATTGCTTTAAAAGAACTAAACAAATACAAAAACGTTTTAATGAAATAA
- the mreC gene encoding rod shape-determining protein MreC has protein sequence MQQLIYFFQKFKYFLFFLLLQFIAIALTFNNLNFHKSKYVNSANAVTGGFYSKISNFSEYLNLKTENEILAEENTRLKNLLEQKEAISFSIDSTVIDSLKYQQKYTYTNAKIIKNDYRKAFNFLTINKGINHGISKEMAVINSKGIIGITDNTSNNYTRVQSILNKNSKINARLKNGNYFGSLEWDGKNYNIVQLKDIPRQANLKIGDTIETDGKSTIFPEGVLIGTVLEVNQGKTVDNKINVKLFNDMSNLGAVYVIKNLHKKEIKSLEIIEDE, from the coding sequence ATGCAACAACTTATTTACTTTTTTCAGAAGTTTAAATATTTTCTGTTTTTTTTATTGTTGCAATTTATTGCTATTGCATTAACATTTAACAATCTTAATTTTCATAAAAGTAAGTATGTAAATTCTGCAAATGCTGTTACTGGAGGATTTTATTCTAAAATTTCTAATTTTTCTGAATACCTAAACCTTAAAACAGAAAATGAAATTTTAGCAGAAGAAAATACGCGTCTTAAAAACTTATTAGAACAGAAAGAAGCAATCTCTTTTAGCATTGACTCTACAGTTATAGATTCTTTAAAATACCAACAAAAATACACCTATACAAATGCAAAAATCATTAAAAATGATTACAGAAAAGCATTTAATTTTCTAACAATTAACAAAGGAATAAACCACGGTATCTCTAAAGAAATGGCCGTTATTAATAGCAAAGGAATTATTGGTATTACAGACAACACGTCTAATAATTACACAAGAGTGCAATCTATATTAAATAAGAACAGTAAAATTAATGCGCGTTTAAAAAATGGTAATTATTTTGGTTCTTTAGAGTGGGATGGTAAAAACTACAACATTGTACAATTAAAAGATATCCCAAGACAAGCAAATTTAAAAATAGGAGATACTATAGAAACTGATGGTAAATCGACAATTTTTCCTGAAGGAGTTTTAATTGGAACTGTTTTAGAAGTAAATCAAGGAAAAACAGTAGACAATAAAATAAATGTAAAACTTTTTAATGACATGAGTAATTTAGGCGCTGTTTATGTAATTAAAAATTTACACAAAAAGGAAATAAAATCATTAGAAATTATAGAAGATGAATAA
- the mreD gene encoding rod shape-determining protein MreD — protein MNKTLQFGLLFFFLLFLQVFILNNINFLGYVNPYLYIAFVFFYPLKESRFRFLLISFLLGLFIDFFSDSGGIHAFSILTIAYIRLIFVRIYFRKLPADYPFFNLQSEAFGKVFNYVVTLTVIHHLILFSFANFSFQNISDVLLNTLFSSIFTLILFFLGTYIFTKNK, from the coding sequence ATGAATAAGACACTACAATTTGGTTTGCTTTTTTTCTTCTTACTATTTCTTCAAGTTTTTATATTGAATAATATTAACTTTTTAGGATACGTTAATCCGTATTTATATATCGCATTTGTTTTTTTTTATCCCTTAAAAGAAAGTCGCTTTCGCTTTTTATTAATTAGTTTTTTATTGGGTCTTTTTATTGATTTCTTTTCAGATTCTGGTGGAATCCATGCTTTTTCAATTCTAACAATAGCTTACATCAGACTTATTTTTGTTAGAATATATTTTAGAAAACTACCTGCAGATTATCCTTTTTTCAATCTACAATCAGAAGCTTTTGGAAAAGTTTTTAACTATGTTGTAACTTTAACAGTTATTCATCACCTCATCTTATTTTCTTTTGCTAATTTTAGTTTTCAAAATATATCTGACGTACTTTTAAATACACTTTTTTCAAGTATTTTTACGTTGATATTATTCTTTTTAGGAACATATATTTTTACTAAAAACAAATAA
- the mrdA gene encoding penicillin-binding protein 2: MQRSFLLYFLITVVGIIFIGRLFQLQVIKSANYDPIHNAAVKVEYDYPERGYIYDRNGELLVANQLSYDVMIQPNQVKPLDTLEFCALLKIDKEDFLKRYNKAKNYASYLPSVFLKQLAKDDFAYLQEKLHKYKGFFIQKRIIREYPINAAANVLGYIGEVNDNLARKSNYYEAGELIGKDGVEVEYEEYLRGRKGKKYLHRNRFNKVTGSYRDGEKDTLPENGQDLTLTLDIALQEYAQKLMKGKRGGIVAIEPSSGEILALVTAPSYDPNMLVGRKRSKNSVILFKDSINKPAYDRGLLATYAPGSPFKMMNALIGLQENVINEHTTFKCYNGYKYGNRASEFMGCHCGIFGRPIKLKTAISKSCNSYFSNTYKRIVEQNNNPSDGVDNWHKHVASFGLGDYLGYDLPAGSPGLIPTGKYYDDQYKYTWNGSTIISNAIGQGEVLTTPIQLANFTAAIANKGYFYTPHILKEVDKKSIENPKYTVRKKTTIDEKHFSPVIEAMHEVFKTGTGKWSQVKGIEICGKTGTAENFARIDGQKIQLPDHSILVAFAPKENPKIALAIFVENGGYGSTIAAPITSLLIEKYLNGKISKANKYREQNMLNLSLQDIYDKLIQKPKEIASGTK; the protein is encoded by the coding sequence ATGCAAAGAAGTTTTTTACTTTATTTTCTTATAACAGTAGTTGGTATTATTTTTATTGGAAGACTTTTTCAGCTTCAAGTAATTAAAAGTGCAAACTACGACCCTATTCATAATGCAGCTGTAAAAGTTGAATATGATTATCCAGAACGTGGTTATATTTACGATAGAAATGGTGAACTTTTAGTAGCTAATCAACTTTCTTATGATGTAATGATTCAGCCAAATCAAGTAAAGCCATTAGATACTTTAGAGTTTTGTGCTTTATTAAAAATAGACAAAGAAGATTTTTTAAAGCGTTACAATAAGGCAAAAAATTATGCTTCATATTTACCTTCTGTATTTTTAAAACAATTGGCTAAAGATGACTTTGCTTATCTACAAGAAAAGCTTCACAAATACAAAGGATTTTTTATTCAAAAAAGAATTATTAGAGAATACCCTATAAATGCGGCCGCAAATGTTTTAGGATATATTGGCGAAGTAAATGATAATCTAGCAAGAAAAAGCAACTATTATGAAGCTGGAGAACTAATAGGAAAAGATGGTGTAGAAGTAGAATATGAAGAATATTTAAGAGGAAGAAAAGGAAAAAAATATTTGCATAGAAATCGCTTTAATAAAGTTACTGGATCCTACAGAGATGGCGAAAAAGATACATTACCAGAAAACGGACAAGACTTAACCCTAACTTTAGATATTGCTTTACAAGAATATGCCCAAAAATTAATGAAAGGAAAAAGAGGTGGTATTGTTGCTATTGAGCCTTCTTCTGGCGAAATTTTAGCTTTGGTTACTGCTCCTTCCTATGACCCTAATATGTTAGTAGGTAGAAAGCGTTCTAAAAATTCTGTAATTCTTTTTAAAGATTCAATCAATAAACCAGCTTATGACAGAGGTTTATTAGCTACTTATGCGCCAGGTTCTCCTTTTAAAATGATGAATGCCTTAATTGGTTTACAAGAAAATGTTATAAATGAACATACAACTTTTAAGTGTTACAATGGCTATAAATACGGAAACAGAGCCAGTGAATTTATGGGATGTCATTGTGGAATTTTTGGAAGACCAATAAAACTTAAAACGGCAATTTCTAAATCTTGTAACAGCTATTTTTCTAATACTTATAAAAGAATTGTTGAACAAAATAATAATCCATCAGATGGTGTAGATAATTGGCACAAACACGTTGCTAGTTTTGGTTTAGGAGATTATCTTGGTTACGATTTACCTGCAGGTAGTCCTGGGTTAATTCCTACAGGAAAATATTATGATGACCAGTATAAATATACTTGGAATGGTTCTACCATTATTTCAAATGCAATTGGCCAAGGAGAAGTTTTAACAACGCCTATTCAGCTTGCAAATTTTACTGCTGCAATTGCTAACAAAGGTTATTTCTACACACCTCATATTTTAAAAGAAGTTGATAAAAAATCGATTGAGAACCCAAAATATACTGTTCGTAAGAAAACTACAATTGATGAAAAGCATTTCTCACCAGTAATTGAAGCTATGCATGAAGTTTTTAAAACTGGAACAGGAAAATGGAGCCAAGTTAAAGGTATAGAAATTTGTGGAAAAACAGGTACTGCAGAAAACTTTGCAAGAATAGATGGACAAAAAATTCAGCTTCCAGATCATTCTATTTTAGTTGCTTTTGCTCCTAAAGAAAACCCAAAAATTGCATTAGCTATTTTTGTTGAAAATGGTGGTTATGGGTCTACCATTGCTGCACCAATAACTAGTTTATTAATAGAAAAATATTTAAATGGTAAAATATCTAAAGCAAATAAATATAGAGAACAAAATATGTTAAACTTAAGTTTGCAAGATATTTACGATAAACTCATTCAAAAACCTAAAGAAATTGCGTCAGGAACGAAATAA
- the rodA gene encoding rod shape-determining protein RodA has protein sequence MRQERNNIFAGIDWILVFIYIILVSFGWLNIYAASKTAEDVDMISFSTKYGKQLNFICLTIPLIIIILFFNSKFYERYASILYMVSIFSLLLLFPFGKEINGAKSWFNFGVLGLQPSEFVKAFTALAVAKLLSDRQYNLNLIKNQIKAFFIIFLPAVLITLQPDAGSALIYLSFFFVLYREGLTLNYILLGSTFIILFILTIFFGANWMFLSLFILISILVGYAVYKGGTHFLRFNWYKILGVYLIVGAFIFGTGYTYNNVFKQHHRDRFEVLLGLKVDNKNIGYNSYQSELTISSGGWFGKGFLEGDITQGDFVPEQHTDYIFSTVGEEWGFVGSSFVIILFMLMLYRIIYLAETHTNKFGRIYGYGLASILFFHVIVNVGMVIGLLPTVGIPLPFFSYGGSSLWGFTILLFIFVRLDAHKNYDW, from the coding sequence TTGCGTCAGGAACGAAATAATATTTTTGCAGGAATAGACTGGATTTTAGTATTTATATATATAATTTTAGTCAGTTTTGGTTGGTTAAACATTTATGCAGCTTCTAAAACAGCAGAAGATGTAGATATGATTTCATTTTCTACTAAATACGGAAAACAGTTAAATTTTATCTGTTTAACAATCCCTTTAATTATTATTATTCTTTTTTTTAATTCCAAGTTTTACGAACGGTATGCAAGTATTTTATATATGGTATCCATATTTTCTCTCTTACTTTTATTCCCTTTTGGAAAAGAAATAAATGGAGCGAAATCTTGGTTTAATTTTGGTGTTTTAGGTTTGCAACCATCAGAATTTGTAAAAGCTTTTACTGCATTAGCAGTAGCAAAACTTTTAAGTGACAGGCAGTATAATTTAAACTTAATTAAAAATCAAATTAAAGCTTTCTTTATAATTTTTCTGCCAGCTGTATTAATAACATTACAACCAGATGCTGGCTCTGCCTTAATTTATCTTTCCTTCTTTTTTGTTCTTTATAGAGAAGGTCTAACTCTAAACTATATTCTTTTAGGTTCAACATTTATAATACTATTTATCTTAACCATCTTTTTTGGTGCTAATTGGATGTTTTTATCTCTGTTTATTCTTATTTCAATTTTAGTTGGATATGCAGTTTATAAAGGAGGAACACATTTTTTACGTTTTAATTGGTATAAAATTTTAGGCGTTTACCTTATTGTAGGTGCTTTTATTTTTGGAACCGGATATACTTACAACAATGTTTTTAAACAACACCACAGAGATCGTTTCGAAGTTTTATTAGGGTTAAAAGTTGACAATAAAAATATTGGTTATAATTCCTATCAATCTGAATTAACCATTAGTTCTGGAGGTTGGTTCGGAAAAGGTTTTTTAGAAGGAGATATTACACAAGGAGATTTTGTGCCAGAGCAACATACAGATTATATTTTTAGTACTGTTGGTGAAGAATGGGGATTTGTTGGAAGTAGTTTTGTTATTATTTTATTTATGCTAATGCTGTATAGAATTATTTATTTAGCAGAAACACACACAAATAAATTCGGACGAATTTACGGTTATGGTTTAGCCTCTATTCTCTTTTTTCATGTAATTGTTAATGTAGGAATGGTTATTGGCTTATTGCCAACTGTTGGTATTCCACTACCATTTTTTAGTTATGGAGGTTCCTCTCTTTGGGGATTTACAATTCTACTCTTTATATTTGTTAGATTAGATGCCCATAAAAATTACGACTGGTAA
- the rpsT gene encoding 30S ribosomal protein S20 — protein sequence MANHKSALKRIRSNEAKRLRNKYQHKTTRNAVRDLRSVEDKKEAEGTLSKVISMLDKLAKNNIIHKNKAANLKSKLTKHVAAL from the coding sequence ATGGCAAATCATAAGTCAGCATTAAAAAGAATCAGAAGTAACGAAGCTAAAAGGTTACGTAACAAATATCAGCATAAGACTACTCGTAATGCTGTAAGAGATTTACGTTCTGTAGAAGATAAGAAAGAAGCTGAAGGAACTTTAAGTAAAGTTATTTCTATGTTAGATAAGTTAGCTAAAAATAACATTATCCACAAAAACAAAGCTGCAAACTTAAAATCTAAATTAACAAAGCACGTTGCTGCATTGTAA
- the proS gene encoding proline--tRNA ligase: MSKHLTKRADDYSKWYNELVVKADLAENSAVRGCMVIKPYGFAIWEKMQAELDRMFKETGHENAYFPLFVPKSLFEAEEKNAEGFAKECAVVTHYRLQNDPDNPGKLRVDPEAKLEEELVVRPTSEAIIWNTYKGWIESYRDLPLLINQWANVVRWEMRTRLFLRTAEFLWQEGHTAHATKAEAIAESRQMQDVYAEFAENFMAMPVVKGYKSDSERFAGAEDTFTIEALMQDGKALQAGTSHFLGQNFAKAFDVKFTSKEGKQEYVWATSWGVSTRLIGGLIMTHSDDSGLVLPPKLAPIQVVIVPIYKGEEQLAAISEKVAIFVKELRAKGISVKFDDRDTYRPGAKFAEYELKGVPVRIAFGGRDLENNTVEVARRDTFEKETVSQDEVVDFVANLLEKIQENLFKKAIDYRTENITEVDDFKEFKKVIKKKGGFVSAHWDGTEETEDKIKEYTKATIRCIPNDAKEEVGVCVFSGKPSSRRVLFAKAY; encoded by the coding sequence ATGAGCAAACATTTAACAAAACGAGCAGACGATTATTCTAAATGGTATAATGAATTGGTTGTAAAAGCCGATTTAGCAGAAAATTCTGCAGTAAGAGGTTGTATGGTTATTAAACCATACGGATTTGCAATTTGGGAAAAAATGCAAGCAGAATTAGATAGAATGTTTAAAGAAACAGGACATGAGAATGCTTATTTTCCGCTTTTTGTGCCTAAAAGTTTGTTTGAAGCAGAAGAAAAAAATGCAGAAGGTTTTGCTAAAGAATGTGCTGTGGTTACACATTATCGTTTACAAAACGATCCTGATAACCCAGGGAAATTAAGAGTAGATCCAGAGGCAAAATTAGAAGAAGAATTAGTTGTAAGACCAACTTCTGAAGCAATTATTTGGAATACTTATAAGGGTTGGATTGAATCGTATAGAGATTTACCTTTATTAATAAATCAGTGGGCAAATGTAGTTCGTTGGGAAATGAGAACGCGTTTATTTTTAAGAACAGCAGAATTTTTATGGCAAGAAGGTCATACTGCACATGCTACAAAAGCAGAAGCAATTGCAGAATCTAGGCAAATGCAAGATGTGTATGCAGAGTTTGCAGAAAATTTTATGGCAATGCCTGTTGTAAAAGGATATAAATCGGATAGCGAACGTTTTGCAGGTGCAGAAGATACATTTACGATTGAAGCTTTAATGCAAGATGGAAAAGCTTTACAAGCTGGAACAAGTCATTTTTTAGGGCAAAATTTCGCCAAAGCTTTTGATGTAAAATTTACTTCCAAAGAAGGAAAGCAAGAATATGTTTGGGCAACTTCTTGGGGAGTTTCTACGAGATTAATAGGTGGTTTAATTATGACACATTCAGACGATAGTGGATTGGTTTTGCCTCCAAAATTAGCACCAATTCAAGTGGTAATTGTTCCTATTTATAAAGGAGAAGAACAATTGGCTGCAATTTCAGAAAAAGTTGCAATATTTGTAAAAGAACTTCGTGCTAAAGGCATTTCTGTTAAGTTTGATGATAGAGATACATATAGACCAGGAGCAAAGTTTGCTGAATACGAATTAAAAGGAGTTCCTGTAAGAATTGCTTTTGGAGGAAGAGATTTAGAAAATAATACAGTAGAAGTTGCTAGAAGAGATACTTTTGAGAAAGAAACTGTTTCGCAAGATGAGGTTGTAGATTTTGTTGCTAACTTATTAGAAAAGATTCAAGAGAATTTATTTAAAAAAGCAATAGACTACAGAACTGAAAATATTACTGAAGTAGATGACTTTAAAGAATTTAAAAAAGTAATTAAAAAGAAAGGCGGTTTTGTTTCTGCTCATTGGGATGGAACAGAAGAAACAGAAGACAAAATAAAAGAATATACAAAAGCAACTATTAGGTGTATACCAAATGATGCAAAAGAAGAAGTTGGAGTATGTGTTTTTTCAGGAAAACCGTCTTCTAGAAGGGTGCTTTTTGCTAAAGCGTATTAA
- a CDS encoding OmpP1/FadL family transporter — translation MKKLFIIATLFAVTFTSYSQSLGYQDLGILFSGNDEIGSARFTSMSGAFGALGGDISAININPAGIAVFNNSSFSGTFNSRNSDIISNYYGNSLTTQEQYFNLSHAGAVLVFDSAYNSEWSKFAVGFNYRITKDFTDSFLAQGNSGVATFTEFPLDNNNPTINYNIADEQRFVNNFGGEISELNFAFSSVHQNKLYVGLGLNFYDLNFSQRSNLTEFNNDGNGNDLDANFYQENITTGTGFSANAGFIYKAHPNFRFGLSYQTPTWFSEVYETTNITNNDGFFGDTEIAVSNDNRVYDNTFGGNFPTQELLYRLKTPSKLTGSAAFIFGKNGLISLDYTNKNYKNIKLSGNNFSTENQFFQNELRNTHNINVGTEWRLDRFSIRGGYKFEQSPDKLALDSDNLEGYSLGAGYNFGSFKLDFSYSDNNRTGLYNFYPQFNTVTPTNLTFDNRTFTATVTLNL, via the coding sequence ATGAAAAAATTATTCATAATAGCGACATTGTTCGCAGTAACTTTTACATCCTATTCTCAATCTTTAGGATACCAAGATTTAGGAATCCTTTTCTCTGGAAATGACGAAATTGGATCTGCTCGTTTTACTTCTATGAGTGGTGCTTTTGGAGCATTAGGTGGAGATATTTCTGCCATAAATATTAACCCTGCAGGAATTGCCGTTTTTAATAACAGCTCTTTTTCTGGGACATTTAATTCTAGAAATTCTGATATTATTTCTAACTATTATGGAAATTCTCTAACCACGCAAGAACAATATTTTAATCTTTCTCACGCTGGTGCAGTATTGGTTTTTGACAGTGCTTATAATTCTGAATGGAGTAAATTTGCAGTCGGATTCAATTATAGAATAACAAAAGATTTTACAGATAGTTTTTTAGCACAAGGAAATAGTGGTGTTGCTACTTTTACAGAATTTCCTTTAGACAACAACAATCCTACAATAAATTATAATATTGCAGATGAACAAAGATTTGTAAACAACTTTGGTGGTGAAATTAGCGAGTTAAATTTTGCGTTTTCTTCAGTACATCAAAATAAATTATATGTTGGTTTAGGATTAAATTTTTATGATCTAAATTTCAGTCAACGTTCTAATTTAACTGAATTTAATAATGATGGAAATGGAAATGATTTAGATGCTAATTTTTATCAAGAAAATATAACAACTGGTACAGGTTTCTCTGCAAACGCAGGTTTTATCTATAAAGCTCATCCAAACTTTAGATTCGGTCTTTCTTACCAAACACCAACTTGGTTTTCAGAAGTTTATGAAACAACTAACATTACAAATAATGATGGCTTTTTTGGAGACACAGAAATAGCCGTTAGTAATGACAATAGGGTTTACGACAATACATTTGGAGGTAATTTCCCTACACAAGAACTACTTTATCGTTTAAAAACACCAAGTAAATTAACAGGTAGTGCTGCTTTTATTTTTGGAAAAAATGGTTTAATAAGTTTAGATTATACCAATAAAAACTACAAAAACATTAAATTGTCTGGAAATAATTTTTCAACTGAAAATCAATTTTTTCAAAATGAATTAAGAAATACGCACAATATTAATGTTGGTACAGAATGGCGTTTAGACAGATTTAGTATTCGTGGTGGATATAAATTTGAGCAAAGTCCAGATAAGTTAGCTTTAGATTCAGATAATTTAGAAGGCTATTCTTTAGGAGCTGGTTATAACTTTGGTAGTTTTAAATTAGATTTTTCATATAGCGATAATAACAGAACAGGATTGTATAATTTTTATCCGCAATTTAACACAGTAACTCCTACAAACTTAACGTTTGACAATAGAACATTTACAGCTACAGTAACCCTGAATCTGTAA